CGGCCGAAGGCACCCATGCCGGCGGCGTGCACCTGGAGATGACCGGCAAGGACGTCACCGAATGTCTCGGCGGCGCGCGTGCGATCACGGACGAGGATCTCAACGACCGCTACCACACGGTCTGCGATCCGCGCCTCAATGCCGAGCAATCGATCGACATGGCGTTCCTGATCGCGGAGCTGCTCAAGCAGGATCGCGCCGGCAAGGCCAGGCCGATGCCGGCCGCAGCGGGCCTTTAAAACCTTGCTGCGGCTCTGGAAGGCCACGATCAATTCGCGCAACGGTCTGGCCTTCGCCATTCGCTCGGAGCAGGCCGTCCGCGAGGAGATTTTTGCACTCCTGCTGTCGCTGCCGCTCGCCTGGTTCATCGGCGCGACCGCGATGCGTTCGGTCGAGCTGGTCTGTGCGGTCGCCTTCGTGCTGGTCGTCGAACTGCTCAACACGGCGGTCGAGAAGCTCGCCGATCGCCTGACGCTCGATCACGACAAACAGATCGGTCAGGTCAAGGACATGGGCTCGGCCGCCGTTGGTGTCGCGCTGTTGATGGCGGGCGCGTTCTGGATCTTCGCCATTGTTGAGCGGGTAGGGCTGATCTAGCCAGATGACCGAACGCGTCAACCAGTTTGCCGTGACGCTCGCCCAGCTCAATCCGACGGTGGGCGATATCGACGGCAATGCAGCGAAGGCGCGCGCGGCGCGGGCGCACGCCGCGGGCGCCGGCGCCGATCTCGTGCTGTTTCCGGAACTGTTCATCGCCGGCTATCCGCCCGAAGATCTCGTGCAGAAGCCAGCCTTCCAGGCCGCCTGCCGCTCCGCGATCGAAAAGCTCGCGCGCGAGACCGCCGATGGCGGCCCCGCCATGCTGGTCGGCACGCCCTGGGTCGAAGACGGCAGGCTCTGCAATGCCTGCGCGCTGCTCGATGGCGGCCGCATCGCGGGCCTGCGCTTCAAGGCCAACCTGCCGAACTACGGCGTGTTCGACGAGAAGCGGCTGTTTGCGCACGGCCCTGCGGCCGGCCCGGTGACAGTGCGCGGCGTGCGGATCGGCGTGCCGATCTGCGAGGACATCTGGCTGGAGGAATCCGAGGACTACGAGAACGTCGTCGAGACGCTGGCTGAGACCGGCGCGGAGATCATCCTCGTGCCCAACGGCTCGCCTTACGCCCGCGACAAGGGCGACGTGCGTTTGTCAGTCGCGGTCGCGCGCGTGACCGAAAGCGGCCTGCCGCTGGTCTATCTCAACCAGGTCGGCGGCCAGGACGAGCTGGTGTTCGACGGTGCCTCGTTCGCGCTGAACGGCGATCTCTCGCTTGCCGCGCAGCTGCCGGCATTCGAGGAGAGCATCACCACGCTGCATTTCACCAAGACCGGCGACGATTGGCGCTGCACGGGTCCGGTTGCGCAACTGCCCGAAGGCGACAAGGCCGACTATGCGGCCTGCGTGCTCGGCTTGCGCGATTATGTCGGCAAGAACGGTTTTCCCGGCGTGCTGCTCGGCATTTCCGGCGGCATCGATTCCGCCCTGTGTGCGGCGATCGCCGTCGATGCACTGGGCGCGGATCAGGTGCATGGCGTGATGCTGCCCTATCGCTTCACCGCGCCAGGCTCGATCGCCGATGCCGGCGAACTCGCAGGTCACCTCGGGATCCGGTACGAGGTGCTGCCGATCGCAGAGGCGGTGAACGGTTTTGGGACCATCCTCTCCGATATCTTCAAGAATCTGCCGCCCGACATCACCGAGGAGAACCTCCAGGCGCGCACCCGCGGCACGCTGCTGATGGCGATCTCGAACAAGACCGGCTTGATGGTGGTGACCACCGGCAACAAGTCGGAGATGTCGGTCGGATACGCCACCCTCTATGGCGACATGAACGGCGGCTTCAATCCGATCAAGGACATCTACAAGACGCAGGTGTTTCGCCTCGCAGCCTTGCGCAATGCGTGGAAGCCGGATGGCGCGCTTGGCCCCTCCGGCGAGGTCATTCCGCCTGATATCATCGCGCGCCCGCCGACGGCGGAGTTGCGCGAGAACCAGATCGACCAGGATTCGCTGCCGCCCTATGATCTGCTCGACGCGGTGCTCGAACGCCTGGTCGAGCGCGAAGAGCCGCTGGAAGAGATCATTGCCGCCGGCTTCGACCGCGCGATGGTCGCTAGAATCGACCATCTCCTCAACATCGCCGAGTACAAGCGCCGCCAGGCCGCGCCGGGCGTGAAGGTGACGCGCAAGAACTTTGGCCGCGACCGCCGCTATCCCATCACCAACCGCTTTCGCGACAAGGGTGAGCCGCTGCCCGAGCCTGACGAGACGCTGCTCTCGGGCTGCAGCAGCGCCTCGATCGACGCGTTCGAGGGGTAACACTGGAGAGAGGCGGGCGGTCACGCCAACGTCTATGTGTCATCATCCGCGAAAGCGGATGATCCAGTACTCCGCGGCGGAAATTGTAGAAACTGACTCCTGCCGAGGAGTACTAGATGCCTCGCCTTCGCGGGGCATGACAGTGGTGAGCTCAGATGAGTGCTACGACGGGGTTGCGAAAAACAGCACCCGCAGGAGGTGCGTGTATTCGGATTCGAGCACCATAATCGACACGAAGACCAGCACGGCTATTGGCGGCAGCAGAATGGCATAGGCCAGGGCCAGCCGCTCCCAGGCCATGTGCATGAAGACGGCGACGATGAGGCCGGCCTTCAACACCATGAACAGCAGGATCAGGGACCACCTGAGATAGCCGTGTATGCCAAAATAGTCGACCAGATAGGAGCAAGTGCTGAGGACGAACAGCCAACCCCAGACCACGAGGTAGAGCTTGATCGGATGCTGCTGACCCTTGGCGTGCACCGCTTCTGCTGCTGCATCATGCGCATGAGCCTGGAGCTGTCCTTCCATGTGTAACGCTGCGTTTGTCATGCGCCGACCTCACCAAAGATAGAAGAACGCAAAGATGAACACCCACACGAGATCGACGAAGTGCCAGTACAGGCCCATGATCTCGACGATCTCGTAGTATCCTTTCCGGCTCGTGAAGAAGCCGCGCCTCCCGACGTCGAAGTCTCCGCGCCCGACCTTGCGTGCAATGGCGATCAGGAAAATCACGCCGATCGTCACATGGGTGCCGTGGAAGCCGGTGATCATGAAGAAGCTTGAGCCGAACTGCTCCGCGCCCCACGGGTTGCCCCAGGGCCGGACGCCCTCCCTGATCAGCTTGGTCCATTCGAAAGCCTGCATGCCGACGAAGGTTGCGCCGAACGCCGCAGTGACCAGCATCAAGGCTGCGGTTCTGACGCGATCGCGGCGATAGCCGAAATTGACGGCCATCGCCATCGTCCCGCTGCTGCTGATCAGGATGAAAGTCATGATGGCGATCAGGATGAGCGGGATGTGCTTGCCCGCGAAGTTGAGCGCGAAGACTTCGCTCGGATTGGGCCACGGCACGGTCGTCGACATGCGCGCCGTCATGTAGGACAGCAGGAAGCAACTGAAGATGAATGTGTCGCTGAGGAGGAAGATCCACATCATGGCCTTGCCCCAGGACACATTCTTGAAGGCCCGCTGATCGGACGCCCAGTCGGCGGCGATGCCACGCCAGCCCGGAAGTCGCCCGGCGCCTTGTTCCGTATTCGTCAGCATGGTCTCGGCCATCTGGTTTCGCCCTCCCTAGCTCAGCAATTGGCGACAGATGTCGACGAAATGGTCGGTCCAGCCGGTCAGCAGACCGAGCAGGACCAGCCAGACCAGCAGCAGGAAATGCCAGTAGATGGTGCACAGCTCCACGCTCAGACTTATGTCATCCGTCGCAGCGTCGTGTCGCCACACCTTGGCCGAGGTTCTGCCAAGCGCCACCAGGCCGCCCGTCAGGTGCAGCCCGTGCACCGCAGTCAACAGGTAGAAGAAGGAATTGGCGGGATTGGACGCCATGAAATATCCGGCGGCGTTGAGCTGTTGCCAGGCCAGAAGCTGCCCGGCGAGGAAGATAACTGCAGATGCTCCGCCTGCGAGCAGGCCCACCATGACGCCGTCAATGTCGTGTCGGCGCGCGGCCACATACGACCATTGCAGCGCGACGCTGCTCAGGACCAGGACGCCCGTGTTGAACCACAGCAGGGTCGGCACGGGCAGGGCCCGCCAGTCCACCATGGCCATGCGCATGGAGTAAGCGCTGATGAAGAGCACGAACAATCCGCTTGCGACGGCGAGAAACACGCCAAGTCCGATCTTCGCTGCCGGCCAGGTCATGGCGTCCGTGCCGGGGAAGTCACTCATCGGACCTTCCTCCAGCCAGGGTTTTGCCGTCAGCCGTTGCTGCGACAGCCACCATCCCGCGATGACCGCAATCACAGCCAGGAACAGGATGATGGCGCTCACGAAGCGGCTCCCTGAACGGCCGGCGTCGCACGCGGCGGCTGGTTCTGCGGAATGAAGTCCTGCTCGGCGCCCGGTACGCTGTAATCATACGCCCAGCGATAGACGATCGGGAGCTCCTTGCCCCAGTTGCCGTGGCCGGGCGGCGTCTCCGGCGTCTGCCACTCCAGCGTCGTCGCGCGCCATGGATTGCCGCCTGAGGGCTCACCTTTGAACAGACTCCAGAAGAGATTGAACAGGAACACCATTTGGCTGAAGCCGACGGTCAGGGCCACCACGGAGATGAAGGCATTCAGTGAATGCGCCGACGGCGGGATGAACGCCGCGTCGCCGAGTTCGAAATAACGACGCGGAACCCCCAGCAGTCCAAGGTAGTGCATGGGGAAGAAGATCAGGTAGGCGCCGAGGAAGGTGACCCAGAAATGAAACTTGCCGAGCACGTCGTTCAGCATTCGTCCCGTGACCTTGGGATACCAATGATAGATTGCCCCAAGCACGACCATGATTGGTGCCACACCCATCACCATGTGGAAATGCGCCACGACGAACATGGTATCGGAGAGGGGCACGTCCACGACGACGTTGCCGAGGAAGAGGCCGGTGAGTCCGCCGTTCACGAAGGTGATGATGAAGCCGAGGGCAAACAGCATCGGCACCGTGAGATGAATGTCGCCGCGCCACAGGGTCAGCACCCAGTTGTAGACCTTGATCGCCGTGGGGATTGCGATGATCAGCGTCGTCGTGGCGAAGAAGTACCCGAATTGCGGGAACATGCCACTCACATACATGTGGTGCGCCCAGACGATGAAGCTGAGCGCGCCGATGGCCACGATGGCCCAGACCATCATCCGATAACCAAAGATGTTCTTGCGCGCATGCGTGCTGATCAGATCCGAGACGATGCCGAAGGCGGGGAGCGCGACGATGTAGACTTCGGGATGGCCGAAGAACCAGAACAGGTGCTGGAAAAGCAGCGGACTGCCGCCGCCATATTTCGACAGCGTGCCCATCTCGACGAGCGAGGGCATGAAGAAACTGGTGCCCAACAGACGGTCGAGCAGCAGCATCACCGAGGCAACGAAGAGCGCGGGGAATGCCAGCAGTGCCATGACGGTGGCGGTGAAAATGCCCCACACCGTCAAGGGCAGACGCATCAGCGTCATGCCGCGGGTGCGCGCCTGCAGCACCGTCACCACATAGTTCAGCCCGCCCATGGTGAAGCCGATGATGAACAGGATCAGCGACGACATCATGAGAATGATGCCCCAATCCTGCCCGGGTGTGCCGGAGAGAATCGCCTGCGGCGGGTACAGCGTCCAGCCGGCGCCGGTCGGGCCTCCCGGCACGAAGAATGTCGAGGCCAGGACCAGGACTGCGAGCAGGTAGACCCAGTAGCTCAGCATGTTCACATAGGGGAAGACCATGTCCCGGGCGCCGACCATCAGCGGGATCAGGTAGTTGCCGAAGCCTCCCAGGAACAACGCCGTGAGCAGGTAGATCACCATGATCATGCCGTGCATGGTGATGAACTGGAGGTACTCATTGGCATCGATGAAGGAGAAGGTGCCGGGAAATCCCAGTTGCAGCCGCATCAGCCACGACAGGACCAAAGCAACCAGCCCAATGGCCGAAGCTGTCAGCGCGTACTGGACGGCAATGACCTTGGCATCCTGCGAAAAGACATACCGTGTCCACCAACTCTTCGGATGGTAGAGCTCGACATCGGGCACTTCGGCAGGCGGAATGCCGGCGATCCCATCATATGGAACATCGACCATAGAGTACCTCCTCGGTCGTTTCCTTCGGGCGGATGAAATGCGCTGGCTCGCGCGCCCGATCTATGTTTCGCGGCATTTGCCTATTTGCCGCCGGATTGGTACGTCGCCCTCACAACGGCTTTTCGACCTGACAACTCGGCGAACGTCTTCTGCTGCTCGAGCCAGGCGTGATAGTCGCTCTCTTCCTCGACGATCACCTTGGCCCGCATCTGATAATGAGCGGCGCCACAGAGCTCCGCGCACAGAACATCGAAGGTCCCTGTCCGGATCGGCTTGATCCAGAAATAGGTGACCATGCCCGGCACCATGTCCATCTTGGCCCGGAACTCCGGCACATAGAAATCGTGCAGGACATCGATGGAGCGCAGCAGGACCTTGACCGGCTTGCCGATCGGAAGATGCAACTCGCCATTTTCGATCACGACGTCGTCCTGCCCATGTGGATCGTCGTGATAGAGCCCCATCGGGTTCTCGGGTGTAATATTGCGGACATCGGACGTGCCCAACCGGCCATCCTTGCCTGGCAAGCGGAAACTCCATTGCCATTGCTGGCCCATGATCTCCACTTCCGTCGCGTCCGCCGGAACTGTTACGAACTGGTGCCAGACGACCAGGCCGGGCGCGAGCATGGCGGCGACGCCGACGCCGGTCCCGACGCTGAGCCACCATTCAAGCTTCTTGTTTTCGGGATTGTAGTCTGCCCGTCTTCCCTCCCTATGGTGGAAGCGAAAGACACAGTAGGCCATGAACGCGATGACCGCGGTAAAGACAGCCCCGGTGATCCAGAACGTGATGTTGATCGTCTGGTCGATGTAGTTCCAGTTGGTTGCAATCGGCGTCCACCACCACGGGCTGTAGAGGTGAAACAGCACCGAGCCTATCGCGACCAACAGCAGTATCAGTGCGACAGCCATCCTGATCCATCCTTGCCATCAAGGCTGCGGATACGAATCCAGGGCGAAGCTCAAGTCTGTCGCGATGGCCGACTTATCTGCGTTGGCACAATTGGCCACCGCCGCGCCTCTTGCTTCTCCCATTCACCCGGCCGCGATATCAAGAGACAAGTCGCGACCGCCAGCCTCATCGGAGCTGGGGGCGTCTAGACTTTTAAAATGATCCCCGTCGAACCCGGCGTCAATAGCTCAAGTGCATACTGACGTGCTGACGCGGAGCGGACGACTCTTCGCCGTGCACCGCGGCGAGCCGTCAGTCGCGCGCGTTGGGTGGTGCGTCGCACAAACCTGGTGGTGTGCAGATGCACAATTCATCTCACCGAGAACGCTGCTTGGCTCCAATTGCTGACCGCGTTAAGCTCGTCAGGCAGGTCGCGACGGGTTCCGTCGGGCCAGGCTCGTTTCGTTGAACCTGGGTTTGCCGTACTCAGCCCGATCGCGTTTCCCGCTCATGAGGCGGACACGCGTGGCTTGAAAGCGCGTCGTTTCACCGCCGCGACCTTCAGCACGGGAGGGTGCGTTCCATGGCCACTCTGTACTCCGACAACATCGTAAAGCGGCACTTGTTCGGCGAGGCGGCCTCTTACCCCATTCGCAAGATCAGCCTGTCCGACTTGGCAGAAGCGCTGCGTCTGGGTTGGGAGGATTTCAAGGCGATGCCGAGTCATGCGCTCGTCGTATGCTTGATTTATCCCATTCTCGGTCTCGTCCTGTTCAGGATGGTTCTTGGCTATTCGGTGCTGCCGCTCTTGTTTCCGCTGGCCGCCGGGTTTGCCTTGGTCGGCCCCTTTGCCGCGATCGGTCTCTACGAGCTCAGCCGTCGCCGCGAGCGCGGCGAGGACGTCGAAGCATGGGACGCGATCAAGGTCCTGCGCGCGCCATCGTTCGGCGCCATGATCGAGCTTGGCGTGCTCCTGCTCGTCCTGTTCGGGGCCTGGATCGGCGTCGCGAATGCGATCTACGTCACGATCTTTGGTAACGCGCCAGCTGCCAGCATTCCCGACTTCGCAACGCGCGTGCTGATGACGCCGGAAGGATGGTCTCTCATCATTGTCGGTTGCGGTGTCGGCTTCCTGTTTGCGGTCGTGGCCCTATGCGTCAGCGTCGTGTCGTTTCCGTTGATGCTCGACCGGCATGCAACCGCGATCGATGCGATCCGCACGTCGCTGCGGGCCGTGGCCGCCAATCCGGCTGCGATGGCCGGGTGGGGGCTGATCGTCGCGGCGCTGCTCGTGATCGGCTCGCTGCCGCTCTTCGTCGGTCTCGCCGTCGTCCTCCCGGTGCTCGGTCATGCCACCTGGCATCTTTACCGGAGGGTGGTCGAGCCGAATCCGAATCCGCCGGACGAACCGCCGCCGCCCGCGAAGGGAAGGCGTTATGCAGCGGACTTTCCGGCCAATCTCTTCCCGTGGAGCCGCGAGGGCGAGCAGTAACAGCAAGTTGGCCGCTTCCGGCGGCCCACGCTCGAGGTAGGTGCAGAACTATTGCTTCGGAGCGATGAAGGTCGGCCCGACTGAGCGGATCGGCTTGTTTTCGTTCGTGGGCGTCGCAGTGGAATCCGCGGGCGCAGTAGGAGCGGCCGGGGCGTTCGCCGTGGCCGGCGGCGGTGGCGCGCCCTTCTTGCCGCTCGCCGGCGCGCCCTTGGTGAGCTGCCGCTGCTGCATCTTCTTGGCGCTTTCCTCGGTGACGATGATGTCACCCTGCTGCTCGACCGCCGCCTTGTCGTCGGCCGATTTCAGCGCGTCCGCCCAGCTCTGGCCCGCGGCCTTGCACGAGCAGGACGGGTTGAACTCGCTGCGGAATTTGAAGGCGTTCGGAAGTGCGGTGTAGGGCTGGCCGTTGACCGAGACCGCCGCGTTCATGTCCTCGCCGGGATTGCGATAGGCATAGAGCGCGGCGTCCGCCGCCGGGCACAGCGCCTTGCAGGTCCTCTCGTCATCCGGAAAGCGCGCGGGGACCGTCGCGAACGAAATCGGGAAGTAGGCACCGTCGCAGGTGCGGACACAGACCGTACGATAAGTCCCCGATTGCGGGCCGAGATCCGCGGGCGGTGCGCCGACCGGGTTTGGGTTGGCGTTGTTGCCGCCGCCGAACAGATTGCTGAGGAAATTGCCGGGGCCTTGCGACTGCGCAGCGTTGGCATATTGCGGGCCGCAGTTGTTCTGCGCGAGCGCGACCAGTACCGAGCGGCGCTGGTTGTCGCGGTCGGGGCTGTAGCTGCCAGGACCGCCGTTGCGCAGCCGCTCGAGGCTGGAGGTGATCTGGTCGAGATTGGCCCGCATCTGCTGGATCTGGTTATTCACCGGACCGCATTGCGCCGACTGGTTGTTGAACAGCGAGAAGAAGCCGGAGCTGTCGCAGCCCATGCGCTTGGCCTGCAAGGTGAGGCGATCGAGCTCCGCCTGCTGGCGGGTCGCCGAATCCTGGTAGCGGCGGATCTGGTCGTCCTTCGCGGGATCACCGCTTCCGCCGCGGTCGAGCGCGGCAAGCTGGCCTTCCAGCCGCGAGCAGATCGGGTTCGTCGCCGGCGAGGCTTGCGTTGATGGCGGCGGGCCGGGGGGACCTGCTTGTGCGAGGGCATCAGTGCCGAGGGCGAGCGCGCTGATCAGCGCGGTGCCGGCAAGGATCGAACGGGAGCGAGAGAGAGACAAAAATTCCGGCATATCCGCCATTCTAGCGATGTCACGGCCCCAAACATGGGGCCCGTGCGCGCCCTCCAATACCCGCTTCTCAGGGCATCGTCACGTCGTTTCGGGGGCGAAGATTGGACCTAAAGTCCCCCAGCTCCGACCGAATTCAGCGCTGGCAGGTGATTGCGACATATTCGTCGCAATGGCCATGGGAGCAGTTTGCGCCGGATTTGGGGACAGAACCGGTAATTTCATCGGGATCGACCCGGCGATAGGACGAGGCCTGGGCAAAGTCGCGGGACTGGCAATAGGAGCGGGCGGCGTGCGCGCCGCATCGGTCGCCTTTGGCCAGGCACTGGTCGACGCCATAGCCGTCCGCCTGGTTGGCGATGATGAAGACCCGGGTCTCCGCCGAAGCGTTGGACGCGGCGACGATGAAGGCACAGCAAAGAAGTGCCGGGAGGGATCGCATGAACTGCACCGTGGCTTGGGAGGAACCGCCACCACATGAATAAACTCAAAAGGTTAAGGATGATTAACCCTGATGACGGGAGGCAGGCGCTTTGAGTAGAGAAAGCGGCTTTTTCGCGGCTCACTTGACGGCAGCCCCGCTTGTGGCCCATATGTTCCGCATGAACGGTCTCCTCGCCATTTGCGCCATTTGCCGCGAGATTACGAGCTAGCGATTCGCTGGCTGGAGCCGTCTTTTCTCAAAAACATTGAGAGCCTTGGACGCCCGGCCAACAGCCGATGGGTATCCATATGGAATTGCGTCTTCACGATACGCTGACGAGAGAAAAGCGGCCCTTTGTGCCGCTCGATCCGAAGAACGTCCGCATGTATGTCTGCGGACCGACCGTCTACGACTTCGCCCATATCGGCAATGCGCGGCCGGTGATCGTGTTCGATGTGCTGTTTCGGCTGCTCCGCCATCTCTATGGCGAGGCGCACGTCAAATATGTCCGCAACATCACCGACGTCGACGACAAGATCAACGACCGTGCCGCGCGGGATTTTCCAGGGCTGCCGCTCAACGAGGCGATCCGCAAGGTCACCGAGGAGACGGTCCGGCAGTTTCATGCCGACGTCGACGCGCTTGGCGCGCTCAGACCAAGCGTCGAGCCGCGCGCGACCGAGCATATCGGCGAGATGCGCGAGATCATCGAAAAGCTCGTCGCCGGCGGCTTTGCCTACGCCGCCGAGGATCACGTGCTGTTCTCGCCGCATGCGATGAACGCGGCCGATTCCGAACTGCCGCGCTATGGCGCGCTGTCCAATCGCTCACTGGACGAGATGGTCGCCGGCGCCCGTGTCGATGTCGCGCCCTACAAGCGAGGCAACACGGATTTCGTCCTTTGGAAGCCGTCCACCCCGGGCGAGCCGTCATGGCCGTCGCCGGCCGGCATCAAGGTGCCGGGCCGTCCAGGCTGGCACATCGAGTGCTCGGCCATGGCCTGGAAGCATCTCGGCACGCATTTCGACATTCATGGCGGCGGCATCGATCTCGTGTTTCCGCATCACGAGAACGAGGTCGCGCAGACCTGCTGCGCATTCCACCAGTCGCGCATGGCGAACTACTGGATGCACAACGGCTTCCTTCAGGTCGAGAGCGAGAAGATGTCGAAGAGCCTCGGCAACTTCATCACCATCCGTGACCTGCTTGCGGATTGGCCGGGTGAGGTGCTGCGCCTGAATATGTTGAAGACGCAGTATCGCTCGCCGATCGACTGGACGCTGAAGTCGCTCGAGGAGAGCGGCAAGACGCTCGATGACTGGTATCGTGTCGCGGCGGACGTCGCGCCGGGCAAGCCGGCTGCGTCGGTGATCGAGCCCTTGCTGGACGACCTCAACACGCCGCAGACGATCGCGGCGCTGCACGGCTTACGCAACAGCGACGTCGCCGGCCTGGCGGCGTCCTTGCGGTTGCTCGGCTTTCTCTCTGAAAGCGCGGCGCAGTGGGAGGCACGGAAGCAAA
This genomic interval from Bradyrhizobium sp. CB82 contains the following:
- a CDS encoding diacylglycerol kinase — protein: MLRLWKATINSRNGLAFAIRSEQAVREEIFALLLSLPLAWFIGATAMRSVELVCAVAFVLVVELLNTAVEKLADRLTLDHDKQIGQVKDMGSAAVGVALLMAGAFWIFAIVERVGLI
- a CDS encoding NAD+ synthase, yielding MTERVNQFAVTLAQLNPTVGDIDGNAAKARAARAHAAGAGADLVLFPELFIAGYPPEDLVQKPAFQAACRSAIEKLARETADGGPAMLVGTPWVEDGRLCNACALLDGGRIAGLRFKANLPNYGVFDEKRLFAHGPAAGPVTVRGVRIGVPICEDIWLEESEDYENVVETLAETGAEIILVPNGSPYARDKGDVRLSVAVARVTESGLPLVYLNQVGGQDELVFDGASFALNGDLSLAAQLPAFEESITTLHFTKTGDDWRCTGPVAQLPEGDKADYAACVLGLRDYVGKNGFPGVLLGISGGIDSALCAAIAVDALGADQVHGVMLPYRFTAPGSIADAGELAGHLGIRYEVLPIAEAVNGFGTILSDIFKNLPPDITEENLQARTRGTLLMAISNKTGLMVVTTGNKSEMSVGYATLYGDMNGGFNPIKDIYKTQVFRLAALRNAWKPDGALGPSGEVIPPDIIARPPTAELRENQIDQDSLPPYDLLDAVLERLVEREEPLEEIIAAGFDRAMVARIDHLLNIAEYKRRQAAPGVKVTRKNFGRDRRYPITNRFRDKGEPLPEPDETLLSGCSSASIDAFEG
- a CDS encoding cytochrome C oxidase subunit IV family protein, producing MTNAALHMEGQLQAHAHDAAAEAVHAKGQQHPIKLYLVVWGWLFVLSTCSYLVDYFGIHGYLRWSLILLFMVLKAGLIVAVFMHMAWERLALAYAILLPPIAVLVFVSIMVLESEYTHLLRVLFFATPS
- a CDS encoding heme-copper oxidase subunit III family protein, which produces MAETMLTNTEQGAGRLPGWRGIAADWASDQRAFKNVSWGKAMMWIFLLSDTFIFSCFLLSYMTARMSTTVPWPNPSEVFALNFAGKHIPLILIAIMTFILISSSGTMAMAVNFGYRRDRVRTAALMLVTAAFGATFVGMQAFEWTKLIREGVRPWGNPWGAEQFGSSFFMITGFHGTHVTIGVIFLIAIARKVGRGDFDVGRRGFFTSRKGYYEIVEIMGLYWHFVDLVWVFIFAFFYLW
- a CDS encoding cytochrome c oxidase subunit 3 — protein: MSAIILFLAVIAVIAGWWLSQQRLTAKPWLEEGPMSDFPGTDAMTWPAAKIGLGVFLAVASGLFVLFISAYSMRMAMVDWRALPVPTLLWFNTGVLVLSSVALQWSYVAARRHDIDGVMVGLLAGGASAVIFLAGQLLAWQQLNAAGYFMASNPANSFFYLLTAVHGLHLTGGLVALGRTSAKVWRHDAATDDISLSVELCTIYWHFLLLVWLVLLGLLTGWTDHFVDICRQLLS
- a CDS encoding cbb3-type cytochrome c oxidase subunit I, with translation MVDVPYDGIAGIPPAEVPDVELYHPKSWWTRYVFSQDAKVIAVQYALTASAIGLVALVLSWLMRLQLGFPGTFSFIDANEYLQFITMHGMIMVIYLLTALFLGGFGNYLIPLMVGARDMVFPYVNMLSYWVYLLAVLVLASTFFVPGGPTGAGWTLYPPQAILSGTPGQDWGIILMMSSLILFIIGFTMGGLNYVVTVLQARTRGMTLMRLPLTVWGIFTATVMALLAFPALFVASVMLLLDRLLGTSFFMPSLVEMGTLSKYGGGSPLLFQHLFWFFGHPEVYIVALPAFGIVSDLISTHARKNIFGYRMMVWAIVAIGALSFIVWAHHMYVSGMFPQFGYFFATTTLIIAIPTAIKVYNWVLTLWRGDIHLTVPMLFALGFIITFVNGGLTGLFLGNVVVDVPLSDTMFVVAHFHMVMGVAPIMVVLGAIYHWYPKVTGRMLNDVLGKFHFWVTFLGAYLIFFPMHYLGLLGVPRRYFELGDAAFIPPSAHSLNAFISVVALTVGFSQMVFLFNLFWSLFKGEPSGGNPWRATTLEWQTPETPPGHGNWGKELPIVYRWAYDYSVPGAEQDFIPQNQPPRATPAVQGAAS
- a CDS encoding cytochrome c oxidase subunit II, with the protein product MAVALILLLVAIGSVLFHLYSPWWWTPIATNWNYIDQTINITFWITGAVFTAVIAFMAYCVFRFHHREGRRADYNPENKKLEWWLSVGTGVGVAAMLAPGLVVWHQFVTVPADATEVEIMGQQWQWSFRLPGKDGRLGTSDVRNITPENPMGLYHDDPHGQDDVVIENGELHLPIGKPVKVLLRSIDVLHDFYVPEFRAKMDMVPGMVTYFWIKPIRTGTFDVLCAELCGAAHYQMRAKVIVEEESDYHAWLEQQKTFAELSGRKAVVRATYQSGGK
- a CDS encoding DUF2189 domain-containing protein, with product MATLYSDNIVKRHLFGEAASYPIRKISLSDLAEALRLGWEDFKAMPSHALVVCLIYPILGLVLFRMVLGYSVLPLLFPLAAGFALVGPFAAIGLYELSRRRERGEDVEAWDAIKVLRAPSFGAMIELGVLLLVLFGAWIGVANAIYVTIFGNAPAASIPDFATRVLMTPEGWSLIIVGCGVGFLFAVVALCVSVVSFPLMLDRHATAIDAIRTSLRAVAANPAAMAGWGLIVAALLVIGSLPLFVGLAVVLPVLGHATWHLYRRVVEPNPNPPDEPPPPAKGRRYAADFPANLFPWSREGEQ
- a CDS encoding DUF2865 domain-containing protein, whose amino-acid sequence is MADMPEFLSLSRSRSILAGTALISALALGTDALAQAGPPGPPPSTQASPATNPICSRLEGQLAALDRGGSGDPAKDDQIRRYQDSATRQQAELDRLTLQAKRMGCDSSGFFSLFNNQSAQCGPVNNQIQQMRANLDQITSSLERLRNGGPGSYSPDRDNQRRSVLVALAQNNCGPQYANAAQSQGPGNFLSNLFGGGNNANPNPVGAPPADLGPQSGTYRTVCVRTCDGAYFPISFATVPARFPDDERTCKALCPAADAALYAYRNPGEDMNAAVSVNGQPYTALPNAFKFRSEFNPSCSCKAAGQSWADALKSADDKAAVEQQGDIIVTEESAKKMQQRQLTKGAPASGKKGAPPPPATANAPAAPTAPADSTATPTNENKPIRSVGPTFIAPKQ
- the cysS gene encoding cysteine--tRNA ligase translates to MELRLHDTLTREKRPFVPLDPKNVRMYVCGPTVYDFAHIGNARPVIVFDVLFRLLRHLYGEAHVKYVRNITDVDDKINDRAARDFPGLPLNEAIRKVTEETVRQFHADVDALGALRPSVEPRATEHIGEMREIIEKLVAGGFAYAAEDHVLFSPHAMNAADSELPRYGALSNRSLDEMVAGARVDVAPYKRGNTDFVLWKPSTPGEPSWPSPAGIKVPGRPGWHIECSAMAWKHLGTHFDIHGGGIDLVFPHHENEVAQTCCAFHQSRMANYWMHNGFLQVESEKMSKSLGNFITIRDLLADWPGEVLRLNMLKTQYRSPIDWTLKSLEESGKTLDDWYRVAADVAPGKPAASVIEPLLDDLNTPQTIAALHGLRNSDVAGLAASLRLLGFLSESAAQWEARKQKASGVDASEIDRLIAERTAARARKDFKESDRIRDELAAKGVVLKDGKDADGKPVTTWELS